Genomic segment of Centropristis striata isolate RG_2023a ecotype Rhode Island chromosome 21, C.striata_1.0, whole genome shotgun sequence:
atggtgtttttctgtcatttgtggacaaactatgctctaatatctATCATCAaactttaatataataattgtaaacatttttaagcatttaaaaatttgacgatttttgtcaaaaaactacatgctatagtatgactttttgttttttgtccaatttttcaacaacccataatatggtgttctTCTGTAatttatggacaaactatgctctaatatctATCAATAGActataataaaatcattttaaatatttttaggcatttaaaaatgtgaccatttttgtcaaaaaacgacatgctatatagtatgactttttgttttttgtccaaCTTTTCGACaacccataatatggtgttctTCTGTAATTTATGGACAagctatgctctaatatgtatcaacagactataataaagtcatttttaggcatttaaaaatatgactatttttgtcaaaaaacaacatgctatagtatgacttttttgtttttgtccaatttttcaacaacccataatatggtgttctTCTGTAatttatggacaaactatgctctaatatctatcaacagactataataaagtcatttttaatatttttaggcatttaaaaatttgaccatttttgtcaaaaaacgacatgctatagtatgacttttttgtttttgtccaatttttcaACAACCCATataatggtgtttttctgtcatttatggacaaactatgctctaatatctATCATCAAACTTTAATAtaattgtaaacatttttaagcatttaaaaaagttgacgatttttgtcaaaaaacgacgccttttttgtttttgtcaaatttttggAGATTACATAatatatggtgtttttatgtcatttatggacaaactatgtTCAAATAgacatattttaatattgttgtttaaatcacatttttggacGGACCATATTTCGGCGTGTGGATCAATAACTGAACTTACACTCTGCAGCTGGAGCTTCCTGCTGGCAGAGCGACTCACTCTTTATGGTGGAGATGATCCCACTGGCCGTCTTCCTGGTTTCTGACagccatcaaacaaacaaacaaacaaacgtttTTATCTTCATTTCACTGTTACCACAGTGATACCAACTGTTACAACCAAAtgaaacatttgttttcacTAGATGGACTTGATGAATCATTTTAGtttcatttataataaaactaatttaatttgttattatttacagtatttaccTGCGTGTAAAACAGCTGCTCGACAGGTGCAGGAAACCGCTTCTTTAGCGTCTCCGTCTGACAAACCGAACAACAAACCACTGAGGAGCCTCGTCaggacaataacaataacaacaacaacaacaacacacacacacacacagacgtttGTGTTTGAACCAATAGGAAGGATACAGGTTGGTGATGTCATAGGGTCCTCTGAGCTCCAGAGCCTGATGACATACAGAGGAATTGATCACTGATTATtgattactatatatatatatatatttatatatatttagacaGACTGGTGAGTGCTGACAGACCGTCTCCGCTGCACTCGACAGGATCACACtctgaaagacacaaacagattcTCAGGTGAGTCAAACAACaggcaggaagtgacatcacagctTGCCACGGGAACAGGAAGAGCCCGTACCTTCCCTTTGCACGTCTCCATCAGAGAGATGGCGTTGGCGATGGTGTAGCGCCTCCTGGTGGCGTCTCTGATGGCGGCCGAGTACGACACCTCAAACACCACGCCTCTCTCTATGGCCTGGACACaagttaattaatattattattataattaatgatAATAGACAGAACAATAGTGACAGTGAGAGTCTCACGCCGTTGACTGGAGCTCTCTTGAAGAAGAACGGAAGTTTTTCTGTCACTGATATACAGATGATGTCAACATCGTACATCATACAGGCTgcctgcatacacacacaaaggatcaaagttattattgtgttattgATACGTGTTACGTGAACTGAAAGTATTTTGGTGTCAGTGTTCTCACATGGAAGAGTTTCTCTGTGGTCGGCTGGATGGCGAGGAGGTCGAAACAACGATACTCCACGGCATTAGGcctctgaacacacaaacacacacacacacagctagtTTGTGGTTGATCAATGATCAAACTGTGATTGACAATAAAATTCACTCAACATCGCAGCTGAAATGAAACGGAAATctcttttatatgtatataaataacgACAGAAATCATAAAACAAAGTTGAATCtctttgataatttatcttataaaaatataataaaatactctATATAAAACTTTTTTCCAACAGGTGTTACCAAAGCGTTAACAgattaataaattatgaaaacttttgtaacctgcagcttttattctgaaggttaACTTCACTGTGTCTGACCACGAGGAACAGGAAGTCAGAGGaggttttcagaataaagtgaacACTCACAAAGTGGCTGGAGTCTGACATCACGATGGTGAGTCTGTTCAGCACTTTGATTGGACGAGAGCGACCCTGCCGGAGACAGAGACAGCTGTTACTATGACGACACCAACAATCACCTTCAGCTTCACTTAGATGAACCCATAGACATaaatatagacatatatatatatatatatatatatatatatatatgtatgacatatatacgtgtgtatatgtacatatgtataCATGTCTATGGATGAACCGACCTGTACGGTGGGCAACACCGCCATCAGCTCGCCGAGCGCCACCGGGGCCGGGACCTCCTGCAAGGAcacaaatattattaatttattattaaatacaaCAGACTCTGTCACAGTCTGAAGTTTAAATATTCAGTTTAGGCTCTAAAAAactgtcagattttttttgtttaaaaaaaacaaaacaaaaaaacaataaattgtcAATAATTATCAAATTTATCAgtgtctttaaatgtttgtttcgaCTAAAGAGAATTGATTGACTgtcaaaagaaacagaaaatattctgagtttttgtatttttataaaaaacaaaattaaacaaacaataattcATTACACTTTTCTCCAGGCAATCAATTTTTCCTTCTGATTTCTGATTTTTGGCTCATGTTTCTTATTTCTTAAGtaataaaattcaaacattttaattttctaaatGATTTTCCCTCAAAGgccacataaataataataacaataataataaaataataatgataataatgataatagtaataataataataacaataataataataataataataataaatgggtcgtgctggtgtttgtgttttattgtgtgcgGCCATGTCCCTGAACGCAGCGCGGCAGGTGAGACTCACCTGTTTCTTCTTGTTCGTGGGTTCAAACACGTAGTTGATGGCGACGGTGGAGAAACCGActgaagaaacaaacacagaaaacataatTACAGAACTTTAATAATCACCAATTCAatgattttataataataattatagttatATTGTTTCTACCATCAACAATATAAATTCTATTATCTACACCTGAaccacattaaaatatatttaaaatcaggtttcatgtttgtgtgtttgctgaCAGCAGGAAGCTTCAATAAACCTATATATCTCTGTTTCTGAATTCCACAAAGAAGGAAGTTACTGTGAATAATGTGTTAAATTGAATTCTAATTCTGTTTTATGTTGACGAACAACAAAGGAAACATTAAACGGAGAGAAtcctgaatggagtctggtgatgATATGTTGACTCTGTAGGAACATCAGAACATCTGAACACTCATGACTAAATCATAAATGAATACAGTGGTATTCAGagctcttacttcagtaaaagtactaatacaacactgtgaaagtactccactacaagtaaaacttACTGatgtaaaagtacaatagtatcagcatcaaaatgtacttaaagtatcaaaagtaaaagtacttgttatgcagaatggacacactcagattgttcTACACAAgctcgcccataaagttggaataattttgttttcaggcacaatcctctgttatttgtggtttcattttcattgtgatatgtttggaagagattcaTTAATAACGTTtcgagaagatatacactttatctgacAATAATAactcac
This window contains:
- the rpp30 gene encoding ribonuclease P protein subunit p30 gives rise to the protein MSVFMDLNLNYSADQSRMRSLIETAAHLGFSTVAINYVFEPTNKKKQEVPAPVALGELMAVLPTVQGRSRPIKVLNRLTIVMSDSSHFRPNAVEYRCFDLLAIQPTTEKLFHAACMMYDVDIICISVTEKLPFFFKRAPVNGAIERGVVFEVSYSAAIRDATRRRYTIANAISLMETCKGKSVILSSAAETALELRGPYDITNLGLLFGLSDGDAKEAVSCTCRAAVLHAETRKTASGIISTIKSESLCQQEAPAAECESPAAKRAKPQLTE